Proteins encoded by one window of Salirhabdus salicampi:
- the minD gene encoding septum site-determining protein MinD, whose protein sequence is MGEAIVITSGKGGVGKTTTTANIGTSLALLGKKVCLVDTDIGLRNLDVILGVENRIIYDIVDVVTERCNVKQALVKDKRFDCLHLLPAAQTSDKTAVTPEGIKKVIDELKPDYDYIFIDCPAGIELGYQNAIAGADKAIVVTTPEKSSVRDADRIIGLLEKEDIEPPYLVINRIRTHMVKSGDMLDINDIVSTLAVDLLGIVADDEEVIKASHHGEPIAFQPNTKASISYRNIARRILGESVPLMSLEDDKGVFTKVKKFFGMKA, encoded by the coding sequence ATGGGTGAGGCAATTGTTATTACTTCAGGAAAAGGTGGGGTAGGAAAGACAACAACAACCGCCAATATTGGAACTTCTTTAGCATTACTAGGGAAGAAAGTATGTCTAGTAGATACAGACATCGGATTGCGCAACTTAGATGTGATCTTAGGTGTGGAGAATCGAATCATTTATGACATCGTTGACGTTGTAACAGAACGTTGTAATGTGAAACAGGCGTTAGTGAAAGATAAAAGGTTTGATTGTTTACACTTGTTACCGGCAGCACAAACGAGTGATAAAACTGCTGTAACACCTGAAGGCATCAAAAAGGTTATTGATGAGTTAAAACCTGATTATGATTACATATTTATCGATTGTCCAGCCGGAATTGAATTAGGGTATCAAAATGCAATAGCTGGTGCAGATAAAGCAATCGTAGTAACAACTCCTGAAAAATCTAGTGTTCGAGATGCAGATCGAATCATCGGATTGCTAGAGAAAGAAGATATTGAACCACCTTATTTAGTGATAAACCGTATACGAACACACATGGTAAAAAGTGGGGATATGCTAGATATTAACGATATTGTCAGCACATTAGCCGTTGATTTATTAGGAATCGTTGCCGACGATGAAGAAGTAATAAAAGCTTCCCATCATGGAGAACCAATTGCATTTCAACCGAATACAAAGGCATCCATTTCTTATCGGAATATTGCCCGTCGTATTTTAGGGGAATCAGTTCCTTTAATGTCTCTTGAAGATGATAAGGGTGTATTCACGAAAGTGAAAAAGTTTTTTGGCATGAAAGCTTAA